The Malus domestica chromosome 17, GDT2T_hap1 genome contains the following window.
CGGATGAGGAACCGTATGCTCCAAACAACCCAAAAGGTTTTGTTGGGAAAGCTCTTGGACAACCAGGTCTCAAACGTTCTGTGCGCGTTGGGGAGACAGGTTTTAGAGAAGTTGCAGCATTCCTTCTTGATTACAACAATTTTGCTAACGTCCCTGCCACTGCTCTTGTGAAAATTACGCATTCAGTTTTTAATGTTAATGATGGAGTGAAGGTTAATATGCATCAAAATGGAAAGCAAGCAAGTAAGATTGCATCATTGCAGCAATTCGTTCCTCATGATTTTGATGCCAGTGATCACGGGACTTCTAGCTTCCCTGTTGCTGCTGTGCACAGAATAGGTATCCTAGATATCCGGATTCTTAACACAGACAGGCATGCCGGGAACCTTCTTGTTAGGAAGCTTGATGGTCCTGGGAAGTTTGGTCAGGTGGAGCTTGTACCCATTGATCATGGCTTTTGTCTGCCCGAAAGCTTGGAGGATCCATACTTTGAGTGGATACACTGGCCTCAGGCATCAATTCCTTTCTCTGATGATGAGCTTGCATATATCGATAAACTTGACCCTTTCAAAGACTCTGATATGCTTAGGATGGAGCTGCCCATGATTCGAGAGGCATGCCTACGAGTCTTGGTTCTTTGCACGATTTTCCTCAAGGGAGCTGCAGCTTTTGGCCTCTGTCTTTCCGAGATTGGTGAGATGATGAGTAGGGAATTTTGTGGGCACGAGGAGGAGCCGAGTGAACTTGAGGTAATATGCATTGAAGCAAAGAAACTGTTAGAGGAGAATATATATTGTGTGCCAAAAGCAATCAAGGAGGTGGTTCAATTTGATCTAGACTGTGGGGAGGAGTCAGATTTGAGTCCAATCACGGAAGTGAAAATGGAAACTGAGAAGAGGAATTTCCATTGTGGATCAAAAGGTGGAAACGGAAGATATGAACTTTCCAAACTAGAGGAGAGTGTGGAGGACGACATGGATGGGCTCAACGGTAATGAATTACCTTCGAGGTTGGATGAATGTGCGGGTGTGGTGCAGGATCGGATTCCAAATGTTTCCAAGCTGTCAGCATCATTGAGAAACATCAGCATTGGTGAGAAGAAGAGTTGGCGACACCTAGGTTTGAAGCAAAAGAACGGTTGTTGGGCTGGCTCATCGTCTGGAAACAGGAGTGTGAATGAGCAGCTACCTGTGAGCAGCAGTTTCGTGAAGCTGGCGGATATGAACAAAGAGGAATGGATGCAGTTTCTTGAGAATTTCCAGAGATTGCTCCGTCCTGCTTTCGCTAATCGCAAAGCAGGGAATCCAGGTCAGAGGCAGAGACAGAGGCTAGGGACTTCATGCCAGTTTTGAGGCAATATTTTGTTGGATAAATAAACCGAGTACTTGTAAGGTACGGTGCTTGGtggtggtgttttttttttccccttcttttCAGAAGGTTTTTGTGTGGGAAGAACTGCTTCCGGAGTCTGATTTACAACTTCGAAGTCGTGTTGACTTTGTAGAGACTAGAGAGTGAATAAATGTtgtttcaagcatatatatGCAAGTACATGAGAAAATTATGCAGATGGCGTTTGAAAGCAATGATGCATGCATTTTGATGTGGTTCAGTCTCCATTGATTCTCCTTGCTTAACATTTAACAATTCGAAAATTCTACGATGTTTCGGTGTATAGTATGCAACGTCTAAAAGTCCACTGTGTCTCAGTCTCCATATCCCTCGCTCAGCGATGCCGCGCCGGCACCCTTTCTCAACCCTCAACTCTCAGCCAATATCGAACAACATTTTAATAATCGTAACACCACCAAATTTTCCTACATTTCTCATCTGTCTCTGCCGGAAACTAAATATTCTAATATTCTCGTTATTGATTCTTTTATTCATATTAATTTTattcatattaattttttaggtaaattacataaaactacctcaactaatAGGCCAGTtacagtttcatacctcatctttaaaaaatttcaatgtcataccttatcttcgaatttgttgcaatgtcatacctttcgtcatgcatgaactataggggaattaagctaatgagtcatacaatgaagctctgggagagagtcattgagcatagattgaggcaagagacacgggtttcggacaaccaattcgggttcatgccagggcgctcaaccatggaggcaatctatctcttacgaagattgatggaaagatatagagatgggaaaaaggatttacacatggtctttatagatttggaaaaagcgtatgatagggtcccaagagacattctttggaggattttagagaagaaaggagtacgagtagcatatatccaagctatacaggatatgtatgaaggagcaaaaactgccgtaagaactcatgaaggacaaaccgaaagctttcccataactgtaggattacatcaaggctcatccttaagtccttacctttttgcgttggtaatggatgagttaacaggacatattcaaggtgatattccttggtgtatgcttttcgcagacgatatagtgttgatagatgaaactcaggaaggggtaaatgcaaagcttaacctttggagagaagtgttggaatctaaaggtcttcgcctaagccgatcaaagacagaatatatggagtgcaagttcagtgcaaatggaggccaaaacgagttaggggtgaggatcggagatcaagaaataccaaagagcgactgttttcgttacctaggatctatcttgcaaaagaacggagaattagatggagatctcaaccatagaatacaagctggatggatgaagtggaagagtgcatccggcgtgttgtgtgaccgccgtatgccactgaagctcaagggaaaattttataggacggcaataaggccggcgatgctgtatggcacagaatgttgggcggtgaagcatcaacacgtacacaaaatgggtgtagcggagatgaggatgcttcgttggatgtgtgggcacacgagaaatgataagattaggaatgaggatatccggggtaaagtaggagtagccgaaattgaaggaaagatgagagaaaatcggttacgatggtttggacatgtgcaaagaaggcctactgacgctccgattagaagatgcgactatgggacagaggttcagggccgaaggggcagaggaagacctaggaaaactttggaagagaccctaagaaaagacttagagtacttggatctaacggaggacatgacacaggacagaacacaatggcgttataagattcatatagccgatcccactcagtgacttggattttccaagtctccaaccgagaagttttcctcactcgggaaattaagggaacactacctcaacctatatgctccactcacaaagcttcaacatacaagcttcaacaaaagaaaattcaaagaacttagcgaagaaggctttggtgtatttaacacaatacgttgaaatgaaggaaagcttatttattgatatccccgataagttacaaatatgtacatatactggagtcaaaataaacaaacaagagggaaccttcacaaaggttgcttaggagaagtctcagcagtcggtagagccccagaaagagaaggcaccggagggggatcattcggagcctcagtactggacaaaaccctagaaggaggaggcatcagagattgatcatttggagcttcattacgcggtacagccccagaagacgaatgcaataaatgtctttggaacaaacccacaaatctctgatgatcaagtaaaacctgaccatcagattccttcatctggtcaagcttcctcttcatgtttgtagcatagtcatgtgcgagccggtgcaactgtttattctcatgcttgagccctctaatctcctgtttgagactcatcacttcagccgccaatgattcaacttggcgggttcgagcaaataggcgttgggccatattagacacagaacctgcacactgaacactgagagccagagaatccttaacagacaactcatcagaccgtttggaaagtagtctgttatctttgggagtgagaaggttcctggccaataccgcagcggtcatatcattcttcatcacgaaatccccaacggtaagaggaccagtaggggagacgaaggatgggcgccatatgttgtctggagaaggcggggctgcctcttcaacaaggttcaagtcaaaacgacggtcggaggggccagacattttcaaaggtgttgaagagagaagaggtcggacaaatcaagatcttagaagtgcaagaattgagcttctactagtggatattcaagtgtgctttggaacttaatgtcagcccctataaaaatctgcacccgacgaagcttcagaaatcgaagaggcgcctgctcagaaatcgaagaggcgtttgctttctcaaaagctgggctgctcagagaccacgagggtcgatctcagaaatcgaagaggtgtttgctttctcaaaagctgggctgctcaaagaccacaaaggccgatctcagaaatcgaagaggcttgctttctcaaaagctgggctgctcagagaccacgagggccgatttcagaaatcaaagaggcacctacttttccagtcttgtcagcacctgttcaatcacccacttcccacacgcaacagtagctcatgggtaccacagataactttgccaaagttctctgacaaagttgagacacgtgaagcttgcagctctcactacatcgctctgaccaagaagggtaaaagaattgcgaagaaacaacactaacaaagtttagacacataaattttgaaggtctagctaccatattattacccacaagggtaaaggaacagtaccactgctggataattggaaagtctcggtgtgtcaacctctgtgcttcgtgacaaggtagactagcaaacatgcccaacctttactcacattcgagaaaacactcctaacaagattgcttgctccaaaatcgaagaggcaccgccctccgaatctcgagagccagactctcaacatgattactttctcaaaaatcgaagagagggtaaaggaacagtaccactgctggataattggaaagtccctgtgtgtcaacctttgtgcttcgtggcaaggtagactagcaaacatgcccaacctttactcacattcaagaaaacactcccaacaagattgcttgctccaaaatcgaagaggcaccgccctccgaatctcgagagccagactcccaacatgattactttctcaaaatcgaagatagggtaaaggaacagtaccactgctggataattggaaagtccctgtgtgtcaacctctgtgcttcgtggcaaggtagactagcaaacatgcccaacctttactcacattcgagaaaacactcccaacaagattgcttgctccaaaatcgaagaggcacgaccctccgaatctcgagagccagactcccaacatgattactttctcaaaaatcgaagagacaccgctctccgaatctcgagagccagacccccagcaggattgctttctcaaaaatcgaagaggcatcgttcgccgaatctcgagagccagacccccgacaggtctgtaatcttcacacgcaacatcagctttccagataccacaaaccactttttcaaagtgctctgacagaattaaaacatgtgaagctggcagctcccactaccgtgctataaccaagcagggtaaaggaataacattattacttgatgttagggagactcctttatatgtcgacttccatccctaacggacaggcagacctgcaaaaatgctcaaccctttctcttatctgagagggcactcccaacaaagcctttcgaaatattcagctttctttccccccgataatacctctgtaaacaagctatactagagcaagaatatctcatatcatcagggttaaaagcaagagtatcccatatcatgctttttccctgtcttttcctttggccttgttcttacctgcaagacaaggagaaagagagcaatcagtcaacacttggaatcaagcttccagccaggaactgactgcctggaaccc
Protein-coding sequences here:
- the LOC103417086 gene encoding phosphatidylinositol 4-kinase gamma 7-like, with protein sequence MSPELHKPVHNQMAVATFKGPLNGEYHGDKRFERKNSGKRRVFVQTEAGSVLGIELDSSDNAHTVKRKLRLALNVPTDESSLVCGDMVLKNDLSIVRNDSPLLLTKNFMHRSSSTPCLSPTGKDLQQRDQSGPIEVLGYSDQFAKTKKLVRDIVKAIRNDIDPVPVHSGLGGGYFFRNCDGENIAIVKPTDEEPYAPNNPKGFVGKALGQPGLKRSVRVGETGFREVAAFLLDYNNFANVPATALVKITHSVFNVNDGVKVNMHQNGKQASKIASLQQFVPHDFDASDHGTSSFPVAAVHRIGILDIRILNTDRHAGNLLVRKLDGPGKFGQVELVPIDHGFCLPESLEDPYFEWIHWPQASIPFSDDELAYIDKLDPFKDSDMLRMELPMIREACLRVLVLCTIFLKGAAAFGLCLSEIGEMMSREFCGHEEEPSELEVICIEAKKLLEENIYCVPKAIKEVVQFDLDCGEESDLSPITEVKMETEKRNFHCGSKGGNGRYELSKLEESVEDDMDGLNGNELPSRLDECAGVVQDRIPNVSKLSASLRNISIGEKKSWRHLGLKQKNGCWAGSSSGNRSVNEQLPVSSSFVKLADMNKEEWMQFLENFQRLLRPAFANRKAGNPGQRQRQRLGTSCQF